The DNA region TGTACTCGATCACATTGCGAAACGCAAAACCAGCTCTTTCTTCCACACTGTCGCCTTTATCCGCACGTGGAAGACATTCCGTGATTCGTTCTATATATCTTCGTCCCTCAGCATCCTTTTTCATATGTACATCGAAATTAATAACACTAACCACTTGTTCCTCGGCAATATGTTCATGTTGAAACATACCTGTTTTGAGCAGTGAATTACGGAGAGAGAAGACCAGATCGCGAAACGTTTTGGCATGATGGGTAAACAGGGTGAACAGACTGGCTACCTGGGACATCTGAATCATCCAAGCAGCTACTTCATCACTTGCAACTTCACCAAGAATATTCACTGTACCATCCGTCTTTTTCTGTAAGTCCAGTCCCTGTTGACCTGAAATGTGCTCCGTCTCCCGGAAACTTAGAATGTTACGCCGACTGTATATACGCCTCAGCTGTAGTTCGAAAGCCATCTCCTGTACCCTTAGGGTATACGAGGCGTAAATATGCTTCACCATCGCCATAAGCAGCGTCGTTTTGCCCGACCCTTGTGCTCCGGTTACGGCTGTAATTCGACTGCCTTTCATCAGATACTGCAGCAACGTAATTGGCAGATCTGCATTATTTCCGGTAATCAGCTGTTCCAGTGAAGCATTGGGAATATCAAATTTCCGGACAAAGAAAGCCCATGATTCAGCAAAGGGAGGACGCACAACAACGACACGTGAGCCGTCCTTCATCTCGTTCACTTTGTATCCATTCGCTTCTGAAAGCTGCCCTGGATAGTTGTATTTGTAAATATTTTGACATACCCTTTTCAGTTCACGGATACTCCCAAAAGACAGGAAGGACAGATGAATGGATTTACCTTTATAGAAAATCCAGACACTTTCCATCCCACTAAGTGGTTCTTCAAGGGAAACATCTTCGAGTCCATCCTCCAACAGATCGTTCCACGAAGCCGGCTGCCGCAGCCCCATATCCTGAATGGCATCCAGCATGCCACTAACACCACCACTAACCCCATCAATCCGTTGGTCCCTTATTTCATCAACTACCGAAAAGCCTTTGTAATGCTGGTAGATGCGCTGAACGATAATATCCGTTTTTTCTCTGATTCCCAGCTCTCTATACTCACACTCGAACACATACCGGATGTCCTCTTCGGAGATATAGTAACTTCCTCCGTCATCAGCACGTTCATCCAGCCTCAATCTGCCAAGGTCATACGTGTCAATCATGCGTGACAAAGCATCGACACCGAATTGCTGGCGATATAAATAAAACACAATTTCAAACTGATCCTGGATCGTCAGCAACTCGGTTTCTTCAAAATAAATGACTTCATCTATATTTGACTTGTTCAAGCCTATACTGCGAGTCAGCAGATCACCGATCAGATTTTTGACATACGTTTTGTCACTGATGCTGCCGGATACACAGCCTTTAAGAGCCTTCCGCATTTCCGCGCGCTGATTGATTCTCCGGCGATATTCTTCCTCATGCAGTCCCGCGTCAGCAAGTTGGCTATGACTGAGCTCATGAAGTGAATGTTTCACTTTCTCTGTCAATCCTTCAATCGTGAAAGACTCTCGTTCAGGAGAACGGTTAATCTTTTCACGATGGGAAGCTCTATATTTGAACCAGATATAAGCAAGGCATAACAGCAAAATTAAAATTAAACAGAGGGTATTCCAGAGCATGGGAAGTTCAGGCGCCCCTTTCGAGCCTCTTCAGAACGGTACGCATTCCAGCACCGTCCATAATGAAGCGAGCGAGTTCAGCCATACTTGCAGCAAAGCTCCCTTTACGAATGTCCTTATGGTCCCTTAAGCCTTCCAATTGCAAGTATGCCGCCGCATCGCGACGATTGAACGCATCCAGAAATTCGGTTGTATACGGCAATACCGATATCGCCCCCTTGTATTGAAAGCGCCGCCGAATGTTGGTAATGGTTGAGCGAGAATGGGGATCATACTTGTTCAATACGACATGCATGTTCTGATTACTCATGCGCTCGGGTTTGATTTCTTCAAAAAATTTCTCCAAATCCCTCATATTTTGATTCAGGTTTACAACAATATAATCAGCCTGATCCAACAGAATTTGAGCACTTACGCCTGCCCGGTCTGCGTCCAGAAGAACCAGATCATAATATTCATTCGCTACGTCCAACAGTCTTTTCAAAGTCTCCACATGCTCCTGTGGGGAACGTTCCATCCTGTTAATTCTGCCGGTCAACAAGTCTAGACGATCTTTGAGAAGCGGCTTGGTATAATCCCTCAAATTATGCTTATTCAGACTCCCACTGATATGGAGACGTTCAATCGCATCCCAACCTCCCTCTTCAAAAGTAAATTCTGACCCTGTTACTCCTACTTCATTGAGTGGCAGGGCAGCCTCTGCACTGCTCCCTACAGGCCCTGTATTTACAAGCAGGACTCTTGTTCTATAGTGAAGTGCCATCGCATACGCGGCGATTAATACACATGACGTGCTGCCCGTTCCTGCGAAAGGGCTCCAAAACGAAATAGTGCTCATGCCCTCATCCTTTCAGCTTCTTTAATGGCCCGACGACTCTGGACATTTTCCCAACCCGTCAACTGTTCCACTAATCTGCATAGCGATTTTTTATAGTTCCGTGATAATGGCGCCAGATGGATTCGACGGTGATGCTCGTTTTCCAGCTTGACTGCTGCAGTCAACTCATCCCATGGAAGCATCAACGATTCCCCCGTCCATACAAACGGACTGCCTTCCAGATACGCCCAGAGATATCGTGCCTCCAGTTTGCAATCAACTGCATTAATCAAAATCCGTTGAAATGGTAATTCTGCTGGCAGAGATTGTTCTTCAAGCAATCGCCTTAGCCAGCCTTTGCCCCGTTCCAGGTTGTAACGTTCATAGTCACTAACCCAGATACGTATATCTGCTTTCAGCCATAGCTCACGTGATGCAAAGTGTGATGTCTCCATGTCATAAAGAACGTAATCATATGCTTCCAATTGCTCACCACTCGCTTCAAGGTGACTTTCAACAGCGGTTGAGGTTACAAATTGACAGGCTATATCAAAGCCTTCAAACTCTGTAATTCGCAAAGATTGCTGACTTTCTCCAACACCGTACCCATATTTTTGTTGTAATGTTCCATCAACGAGCAATACACGTTTACCAGAAGAGGCCAGTATTTTGCAAAGATACAGCATCAGGTCATTCTTCTCGCATAACCCGGCAAAAATCCATGTTGGCATAGCTCTAAAAATCTCCTTTCAGGTTTTATAACTCATTGTTATATGAACTAATTATTAATAAATTCGGCTTTTTTATTCTCCACCCGTCAGCAAGCTTTTCTGCTCATTCGTACTCGCAGCTGACGCTGAAGAATCATTGCTTCCTTTGCCAGTCGTTCCAGCGCTACCTGAACCGTCATTCCAGATAACACCATCGGTACCTGAAGAATTATTCGCTCCAGGACGTTTATTGTACGAGACAGAGGATTGCGCAACGTCCTGCTCCACACCTTGGGACGGTGCTGACAAGGAGGCAGCAAGAGAGCTTTCGAGTGAACTTCGCACCTGTCGTGCTAACTCCACTTCAGCCCGTCGCACAAGATTCGGATCACTCTCCAGCAGTTTTAACACTTCATTATTGGCAGGGTATGTCGGGATTGCTGGTGTCTGGAACTGTGGTTCTACATAGGTTAGGGCGTAGATTGAAGCTTTATGTAAATAAGCATCTACAATTGCACTTGAAAGGGCAAGAATCTCCTCCTCCGTCATCGTAATCCATAGTGTAGCTGCATTTAATCTTTCGACTTTCTTTTTGGACAGGAGAATATAGTCTTGCCCCGTTGGAAACTGAATACGAATATCAATGATGTCACCCTTCACAAGAGAAGATGGTAATAAAACAACCTGTAGTTCACGGTTTCTTAAATCTGGCGGTGCCGGGGTATCCTCATACACCATTTCAGTTGTAATAGCCGTTCCCTTTTTTAATTCTATTTTCGCCACTTGGCCATCCATCTGCTTGGAGCTGGACCACAGATTCCTTGGTGCTTGTGCATCCGGAACGGCTATCAGTTTGATATCCTCGGGCAATATCGGCTCTCCTGCTTCAACATCCCGTATAGTTACCCATCCCTGTGCCCCCGAGTTCCATTGTTGCATCAATTCAGCTTCTTTTTGTTCGAAGGCTGATGAGTAACGGGCCTCCACTTCAGCCCTCGTGTCGCTCATGGTTTTGACATTGTAAATAACATATGCCCCAAACAACAAACCAATTGCTCCTGCTCCCGTCAATCCAGCGTAAATCAGTTGACGGCTTTGTTTTCTTAATTTAGACAAAAGAGGCTCTCCTTTCGCAATCTCTACTAATCATGTACTCTTTTTCTTGCAAAGAATGAACGTTTCTTGGGAAGCTGCCCAATCATATGAGTCAGAATATGAGCAAAAACCTTATCCATCTGCGGTTCCCGATCGAATGGATCGATATGTAAAGGTAATCCGTATACACTGGAAGTGTCCAACGTTTTGCGTATGCGTTGAACGGCTTCAGCTGCTGCAAGCGGCAGGCAGTAGATCCATTTGTCTCTCGGGTACCGGTTGTGTGAACGGACAAAAGATCCAATCTCCGCTTGTCTCCATTCAGCACCGGAACCTATAACAATGGGCAAGTCGGCTCTGAGAAACTCTTCAAGTCGGTTCTGATCCTGACCACTGCCCAGATCCATCACAATGAACTGATAGCTGCCTCCCAATAAAGACAGGATGTCTGCACGTCCCGATTGTTTCCAATAATGCACGCCATCCACAGCAAACTGTCTGCCGGATGGCACTGGTTTACCCATATAAGCCACTTGTTGAATACGAGCAAATGACTGAGACCGGGGAGACATCTCGATTACGGCCACTTTGAAATTCTGCCGTTCCAGGTAGTGACTGATGGCTATAGCCGTATGCGTTACCCCAACACCGGATGATGCGCCCGTCAGAGCGATCACCCTGGTTCCTCCGCTTATGGTCACCGTGGTTTCTGCACCACCAGCTGCTATACCCGGTCTGCGCAGCAGTTCCTTGCGGACTTCATCTGCAGATTGAAAACGCTCATTCGGATTCAGGCGCAGTAACCTTCGCACAACCGGGAGATAGGTACGTGGAACATCACTGCGAATGGAACTCTCCACTCCCTGAATCCATTCCGTATAAGCTCCACAAGTCATAAGATAGAGCAGCAATGCCCCAAGCCCGTACAGGTCTGAACGCGCATCCGTCTGTCCTGAGCCATATTGTTCAGGTGCAGCGAAGCCCGCCGTTCCCAATTTAACCGTATCATCGACTTTTTGTGCTTTATAGCTCCTCGCTATTCCAAAATCAATCAGCCTGACTTCATGTTCCGGTGTAATCATAATGTTAGATGGTTTCAAATCCCGATAGATGACAGGCGGGTCCAGACTATGCAAATAACTCAATACATCCAGCAACTGAAATACAAACTCTGTCATATGTTCAAGCGGAATCTTTCCACGACATTGCTTGAAATAGTCACTAAGTGTCAATCCCTCAATGTACTCCATAACAAGATAGGTATACCCAAGCTCATCCGGGACAAAAAAATCTACGATTTGTGGTAATCTGGGATGCCTCAGAGATGTCAGGAGAGCAGCTTCAGACTCCATACTGCCTTCATATGGCATCGCCGTCACACTTTCTTTGATCGCCCAGGTTTTGCCTGGCAACTTCAAATCCTCTGCTTCATATACATGACTCATTCCACCCGAACCCAGAATGGACACGATACGATATCTTCCTCCCAGCAGGCTTCCGTGCCCGAGCCTAGCCGGCTGTCTCATATGAACTCCTCCTTGGTTACATAACAAAAAAGGGAAAGCTTCACCGAAGCGCAACAGACCGGATAACCGGACTTGTTCACCTTCGGGATGCTTTCCCTCAACTTGTTATGGTTAATATTGATATCATTATAGTATAGGCAATGAGGTATTGTAAAGCATAAAGTTTAATGCCTTTAATAACTTAATACTTAATCATATACAACGTGATCTCTTCCCTGTTGTGGAACAACTGCTTGGAGCGTTGAATTTGCATTCTTGAGCGCTCAAATGTGTCGATGACTTCCTTAATCAACGCGAGCGGCTTCTTATGCAGCAACTTCACCGTAACAACTGCTGTTCCTCCCGATTGAAGGCTATATAACAGGTCCGATACAAGGCGGCTCATCAGCTTTGGACTCCAACTCATATCACATACGAGCAGATCGAACTCTCCTTCGCGGAAGCGTACATCGCCTGCGTTTTTTTTCAAAAAGGTCAGTTTGGGCGATTGTAGCAGGGACGCATCCATCTTCGCCGGATCAACCGCTGTAACTTCAAGCCCGCGCTCAAGCAGAAAAGAAGTCCATCCACCTGGTGCAGCACCAATATCCAATGCTCTATGGAAAGATGTAAAGTCAATGCCAAATGTCTGCTCCGCTTCAAGCAATTTGAACTTGGCCCGGGAGATCTGTCCGTCCTCCTTCTGAAAACGAACTGCCCCCCCACTCCAGTCAGACAAATTTTGTTCAGGTTTGGATACTCCGGCGTATATCGTGTCATTCGCAACAAAGACAGATATCACATATTCCGCATCACGAACAACCCACTCACAGCCAAGATCATCCAGCTTCTCGATCAGAAGCTGTTTCAAAGAAGCCGCATTTTCCTGCCAGAAGGCCCCTTCAGTTTTACGAACTTGTAATGCAACATTCGTGCCTGTTAATTCAGTATGGTTAAGCACAAATGAAATTAACTTTTCCATCGCTTGCGCTGAATCTTCCGTGTTTTCCTGAAATTGAACAGGCTGAATATGACGTAAAAACGTTGGGTTAGCCTGCAAAAGCGTAATCGGCACCTCTTCTTCGGCAACCGGAAGACCGGCAAGCAGTATTTCACCCGGTACGAGTACCGTGCTCTTGACTGCACCAAACGTACGGCGCAATTCCTCCTGAGCGTAGGGTGCAAAGCCATGGTTGGCTGTGCAGATAAAACGGGAGAAGTCTCCTTCTCCCCAAGATGACTGTGTACTCAAATTGTGTTACCCTCCAGAACGTACGCGGATCCAAGGACGTCCATTATCCCACTGGATATCAACTGGAACATCGTACGTATGCTTAATTGTTTCTTGTGTTAAGACTTCATGTTTGGGACCTTCCGCAGCAATACGTCCATCACGGATCAAGGCCACATGTGTGAACAGTGGTACGATCTCTTCGACGTGATGAGTCACATAAACGACAGTGATATTACGCTTATGCAGCCGATCAATTTCGGCCAACATTTTCTCGCGTTCATACAGATCTAGGCCGGCACAAGGCTCGTCCATAATCAGCAATTTAGGATCTGCCATCAGTGAACGAGCCAGCATTACTTTTTTACGCTCCCCTTGAGAAAGGGTGCCTAGCGGATGATTAGCCAATTTTGCAAAGCCCATTTCATCAAGCAGACTCATTGCTTTGGCCTTCACATCGTCCGGGATTGTTTGATAGAAACGCAAAAAAGCATAAGCTCCTGTTGCAACCACTTCCCATACCGGATCACGTAGCGTCAGTTTTTCAATCAAGGTCTGACTGATATAACCAATGTCTTTACGAACCTCCCGAACGTCGCACTGACCATAGAGGTTGCCCAGTACTTCAATGCGCCCCTGACTTGGAAACATATATCCATTCATCATTTCAAGCAGCGTTGTTTTGCCCGATCCATTGCGTCCGAGAATGGCCCAGTGCTCACCTTCCTTGATATGCAGATGAACGTCATCCAGAATCTGATTATCTTCCCGTCTAAGAGATACATGCTCCATCGAGATCATACTCATTTTACCACCGCCTTTCGGATTTCCCCTAGCAGATGCTCGACAGAGTTCATACGATAGACCATTTTGGGCACATCATGTTCACCATCAAACAACATAACCGCAGGTACACTCGAAATCTGAAACTGCTGGACCAGTTCAGGTATATCGTGAATATTCATCTCAGTCAAAATCCCTTCAGGCAGTAAATGCTCGGCAATTTCCAGCATTCGTCGGGCTGCTCCGCAAGTTCCGCAGAGCGGGGTATAAATAAATACAGCCTGAGGCATACCTTCCCATACACCGCGCATTAACATTTTGGTCGTAATAGGCCTCATCAGCTTTCTTCTCCCGAAGCAACACGAAGCATTATCTCCCCAGACATCGGACCATTATGGACCGTAACAGAGTCTGGTTTATTGCTGTATAACAATTCGTACATCTGACGTTTGCCATACATGCTGGACGTGTGCAGATAGATCTGTCGCGGGAATAAACCTTCCCGGACGATGGAAGCAGCAACTTCACCGCCATTCGGGGAATCCGGACCCAGTTCATAATCCAGGGATAAAATGTCCACGTCACCTTCCCTAAGCAGGATTAGGCATTCTTCTGCATTCGTAGCCAGAACAAATCCTTTTGGACAAGCTCGGTAATCATCCAAAAAAACATGCATTACAATCGCTCCTCTCCCCATTTAAAGCCAGGAACGCATGAGCTCAATGTCACCGCGGTGTGTTCCATCTTCGCCTGATTCGGTCTCCAGCACAACTACAGCTTGCTGAAACTCGGGCGCACATAACAGTTCCTGCATCGCTTCTTTTCCTATATAACCCTGTCCGATCCGTGCATGTCTGTCCTTGCATGAACCGGATGGATATTTCGAATCATTAAAGTGAACAGCCGCAAGAGCATCCCAGTATCCCAGCAGTCTGCCTTTCTCCAGCATCGATGCCTCATTGCCTGTCGTCCACATGCCTGAAGCAAAAGCATGACACGTGTCAAAGCAAAAAGCAATATGCTCGGGATACCGGCTTAGCTTGCGAATTTGTATCAATTCTTCCATCGTCGTACCCATGGGACCATGATCTCCAGCCTGATTTTCAAGCAGAACCTTTGCCTGTCCATCCCACTCCGCTAATGCGGTATCCAGACAGGATATGAGATTCTGATATCCTTCGAGTGGTTCATTGCTCTTGAGATGTCCAAAGTGAACTACAGTCCCAACCGAACCGCAGGCATCTGCAATGTGCAGATCATTACGTATCGATGCGATGGTAGCATGAAAACCCGCCTCTCCTCGGGTTTTGCCCAAAGCCGGATTCGTGGGGTAGGGTGAGTGGGCAATTGAAGCAAGACCCTGCTTCTCACACCAATCCCGACACTGTTCAGCATCTTTGAGGTCCAGTTCTTTCAAGCCAAGGCTCCGAGGGTTCTTTGGAAAATATTGAAATGCCGTAGCCCCCATCTCATATGCCCGCTTGGCTGCCTGAAGAAATCCGCCTCTGGTGCTGACATGTGCCCCGATTCCGCTTTTAGGCCTCATGCTGGCAATCTGGACAGAAGAAAGCCTTCTTGCCCGTAATTTCCACGCGTGCTATCGTTCCCCCGCAGCGAGGGCAAGTTTCCCCTTCACGATCATACACCCGGCACTGCTCATCATAACTTCCCGTCTTGGTATCTCCCTGCATCAACGGCATTTCCATATAACCGCCTTCCGATGCAGCTTCTCGCAATACGGATTGCACAGAATGGTACAAACGTGCTGTGAGTTCAGGCGAAGCAGCAATATTTTGCGTTTTGGAGCTTGGTCTCAGGCCTGCTGCAAATGCAATCTCATCCGAATAACAATTTCCGATGCCTGCAATAATATGCTGGTTGACCAGTGTCGTTTTGAGTGTGCCCCGACGTCCCTTCAACAGGGCAGCAAAGCGTTCTATATTCATGCGCCGATCCAAAGGTTCAGGGCCAAAATCTGACATGGCCTCTTCTGTTTCTTTCGACGTCAGCAGATGCAGATATCCCAAACGAAGCCCAATAAAGAATAAAGTGTAGTCTCCAAACTGAATCTCTACTTGAGTGGTACGATCAGGCCGTTCAGCTTCCGTGCCCCAGAAAATCATTCCGCCCAACATGAGGTGCAGTACCAGACGCTTACCATTAGCCAGATGAAAAATCAGATGCTTGGCCCGGCGTTCTACAAATATGATACGATTACCTGTCAATTCGCGGGTAAACACATCAGGCTCGGTATTAATCGATTTATCACGATTAACCACCACACCTGTAATCGGTAAATCAAGTATGTTCTCGGACAGCAAGGTCCGGTAGTTTTCCATTTCCGGCAATTCCGGCATCGTTCATCTACCCCTTCTTGGATGCTTGGCCTGTCGTCTGCGACAGCCACTCAATCAGTTTATGCAAATCTTCAAAGACATGATCAGGACGAACCTTGGCCGCCTGGATGTGACTGTCCATGTTATCGCGTGTTGTAATTCCGGTAAGAACCAGAATAGTCTCACAACCCGCTGCTGCTCCTGCCGCAATATCTGTACGCATATTGTCTCCGATTACAGCAACTTCATCAGACTTTAAGTTCAAACGGCTAATGGCAGACTTCATAATAATACTTGATGGTTTGCCAATTACGGTAGGGTGAACTCCGGTGGCTGCTTCTATTGCTGCCCCAATTGTCCCCGCTCCTGGTGTAAGACCATCATCAGAAGGAAGCTGTAGATCAGGGTTGGTCAGAATGGATTTGGAGCCGCCATTGATCCAACGAAGTGCCTTGGTCAGTTTATCATAGGAAAATTCACGATCAATGCCTTGTATAACGTACTCCGGTTTATCATCCGTGAG from Paenibacillus sp. JNUCC-31 includes:
- a CDS encoding TIGR01457 family HAD-type hydrolase, which gives rise to MIKAYLIDLDGTLYHGRHRIEGADELIRTLNEQGMPYLFVTNNSSRTPQGVADHLKGMGIPAEASQVCTSAVAAAEYVAEEAPGAKVACIGEEGLLQALQAAGLKLTDDKPEYVIQGIDREFSYDKLTKALRWINGGSKSILTNPDLQLPSDDGLTPGAGTIGAAIEAATGVHPTVIGKPSSIIMKSAISRLNLKSDEVAVIGDNMRTDIAAGAAAGCETILVLTGITTRDNMDSHIQAAKVRPDHVFEDLHKLIEWLSQTTGQASKKG
- a CDS encoding SAM-dependent methyltransferase; protein product: MSTQSSWGEGDFSRFICTANHGFAPYAQEELRRTFGAVKSTVLVPGEILLAGLPVAEEEVPITLLQANPTFLRHIQPVQFQENTEDSAQAMEKLISFVLNHTELTGTNVALQVRKTEGAFWQENAASLKQLLIEKLDDLGCEWVVRDAEYVISVFVANDTIYAGVSKPEQNLSDWSGGAVRFQKEDGQISRAKFKLLEAEQTFGIDFTSFHRALDIGAAPGGWTSFLLERGLEVTAVDPAKMDASLLQSPKLTFLKKNAGDVRFREGEFDLLVCDMSWSPKLMSRLVSDLLYSLQSGGTAVVTVKLLHKKPLALIKEVIDTFERSRMQIQRSKQLFHNREEITLYMIKY
- a CDS encoding thioredoxin family protein, which gives rise to MRPITTKMLMRGVWEGMPQAVFIYTPLCGTCGAARRMLEIAEHLLPEGILTEMNIHDIPELVQQFQISSVPAVMLFDGEHDVPKMVYRMNSVEHLLGEIRKAVVK
- a CDS encoding Fpg/Nei family DNA glycosylase — its product is MPELPEMENYRTLLSENILDLPITGVVVNRDKSINTEPDVFTRELTGNRIIFVERRAKHLIFHLANGKRLVLHLMLGGMIFWGTEAERPDRTTQVEIQFGDYTLFFIGLRLGYLHLLTSKETEEAMSDFGPEPLDRRMNIERFAALLKGRRGTLKTTLVNQHIIAGIGNCYSDEIAFAAGLRPSSKTQNIAASPELTARLYHSVQSVLREAASEGGYMEMPLMQGDTKTGSYDEQCRVYDREGETCPRCGGTIARVEITGKKAFFCPDCQHEA
- a CDS encoding SAF domain-containing protein — encoded protein: MSKLRKQSRQLIYAGLTGAGAIGLLFGAYVIYNVKTMSDTRAEVEARYSSAFEQKEAELMQQWNSGAQGWVTIRDVEAGEPILPEDIKLIAVPDAQAPRNLWSSSKQMDGQVAKIELKKGTAITTEMVYEDTPAPPDLRNRELQVVLLPSSLVKGDIIDIRIQFPTGQDYILLSKKKVERLNAATLWITMTEEEILALSSAIVDAYLHKASIYALTYVEPQFQTPAIPTYPANNEVLKLLESDPNLVRRAEVELARQVRSSLESSLAASLSAPSQGVEQDVAQSSVSYNKRPGANNSSGTDGVIWNDGSGSAGTTGKGSNDSSASAASTNEQKSLLTGGE
- a CDS encoding serine/threonine protein kinase, producing the protein MRQPARLGHGSLLGGRYRIVSILGSGGMSHVYEAEDLKLPGKTWAIKESVTAMPYEGSMESEAALLTSLRHPRLPQIVDFFVPDELGYTYLVMEYIEGLTLSDYFKQCRGKIPLEHMTEFVFQLLDVLSYLHSLDPPVIYRDLKPSNIMITPEHEVRLIDFGIARSYKAQKVDDTVKLGTAGFAAPEQYGSGQTDARSDLYGLGALLLYLMTCGAYTEWIQGVESSIRSDVPRTYLPVVRRLLRLNPNERFQSADEVRKELLRRPGIAAGGAETTVTISGGTRVIALTGASSGVGVTHTAIAISHYLERQNFKVAVIEMSPRSQSFARIQQVAYMGKPVPSGRQFAVDGVHYWKQSGRADILSLLGGSYQFIVMDLGSGQDQNRLEEFLRADLPIVIGSGAEWRQAEIGSFVRSHNRYPRDKWIYCLPLAAAEAVQRIRKTLDTSSVYGLPLHIDPFDREPQMDKVFAHILTHMIGQLPKKRSFFARKRVHD
- a CDS encoding ABC transporter ATP-binding protein; translated protein: MISMEHVSLRREDNQILDDVHLHIKEGEHWAILGRNGSGKTTLLEMMNGYMFPSQGRIEVLGNLYGQCDVREVRKDIGYISQTLIEKLTLRDPVWEVVATGAYAFLRFYQTIPDDVKAKAMSLLDEMGFAKLANHPLGTLSQGERKKVMLARSLMADPKLLIMDEPCAGLDLYEREKMLAEIDRLHKRNITVVYVTHHVEEIVPLFTHVALIRDGRIAAEGPKHEVLTQETIKHTYDVPVDIQWDNGRPWIRVRSGG
- a CDS encoding ParA family protein; protein product: MSTISFWSPFAGTGSTSCVLIAAYAMALHYRTRVLLVNTGPVGSSAEAALPLNEVGVTGSEFTFEEGGWDAIERLHISGSLNKHNLRDYTKPLLKDRLDLLTGRINRMERSPQEHVETLKRLLDVANEYYDLVLLDADRAGVSAQILLDQADYIVVNLNQNMRDLEKFFEEIKPERMSNQNMHVVLNKYDPHSRSTITNIRRRFQYKGAISVLPYTTEFLDAFNRRDAAAYLQLEGLRDHKDIRKGSFAASMAELARFIMDGAGMRTVLKRLERGA
- a CDS encoding ATPase, T2SS/T4P/T4SS family, encoding MLWNTLCLILILLLCLAYIWFKYRASHREKINRSPERESFTIEGLTEKVKHSLHELSHSQLADAGLHEEEYRRRINQRAEMRKALKGCVSGSISDKTYVKNLIGDLLTRSIGLNKSNIDEVIYFEETELLTIQDQFEIVFYLYRQQFGVDALSRMIDTYDLGRLRLDERADDGGSYYISEEDIRYVFECEYRELGIREKTDIIVQRIYQHYKGFSVVDEIRDQRIDGVSGGVSGMLDAIQDMGLRQPASWNDLLEDGLEDVSLEEPLSGMESVWIFYKGKSIHLSFLSFGSIRELKRVCQNIYKYNYPGQLSEANGYKVNEMKDGSRVVVVRPPFAESWAFFVRKFDIPNASLEQLITGNNADLPITLLQYLMKGSRITAVTGAQGSGKTTLLMAMVKHIYASYTLRVQEMAFELQLRRIYSRRNILSFRETEHISGQQGLDLQKKTDGTVNILGEVASDEVAAWMIQMSQVASLFTLFTHHAKTFRDLVFSLRNSLLKTGMFQHEHIAEEQVVSVINFDVHMKKDAEGRRYIERITECLPRADKGDSVEERAGFAFRNVIEYRDGNYVVTAPISLGSIADMRDQMTLHDAALFEQFIKQYWSDTYDR
- a CDS encoding deoxyribonuclease IV, whose translation is MRPKSGIGAHVSTRGGFLQAAKRAYEMGATAFQYFPKNPRSLGLKELDLKDAEQCRDWCEKQGLASIAHSPYPTNPALGKTRGEAGFHATIASIRNDLHIADACGSVGTVVHFGHLKSNEPLEGYQNLISCLDTALAEWDGQAKVLLENQAGDHGPMGTTMEELIQIRKLSRYPEHIAFCFDTCHAFASGMWTTGNEASMLEKGRLLGYWDALAAVHFNDSKYPSGSCKDRHARIGQGYIGKEAMQELLCAPEFQQAVVVLETESGEDGTHRGDIELMRSWL
- a CDS encoding cyclic-phosphate processing receiver domain-containing protein, whose translation is MHVFLDDYRACPKGFVLATNAEECLILLREGDVDILSLDYELGPDSPNGGEVAASIVREGLFPRQIYLHTSSMYGKRQMYELLYSNKPDSVTVHNGPMSGEIMLRVASGEES